One window of Elaeis guineensis isolate ETL-2024a chromosome 11, EG11, whole genome shotgun sequence genomic DNA carries:
- the LOC140850854 gene encoding uncharacterized protein isoform X2 has translation MEPMTSRKSLSTLLLFLILSFLLALASASLASQGRALLQWKASLRSQGSLESWNLDTSPCNWTGITCNITHRGRRVITEINLAQMDLAGMLNALNFSPLSSLKFLNLAFNNLNGSIPPTIAALSKLTSLDLHANNFTGIIPPQIGSLTKLNSLNLSENQISGSIPPWLSNMTRLNFLYLYQNLLSGTIPQELERLVNLLDLRISYNQLTGSIPASLGSLTKLEILYLYENQISGSIPHEIQNLVSLRDLQIYTNFLDGSIPASIGNLTKLNILNLWDNNLSGSIPPEIGNLVELTELSLSTNNLIGSIPTSLGNLTKLKTLYLWDNHLSGSIPPEIGNLVKLTNLLLSNNGLTGSIPTTLGNLTKLDIMLLWDNHLSDSIPHEIENLVSLTKLDMSINHLDGSIPASIENLTKLELLHLCGNQISGPIPHELGNLRKLNSLLLQVNQISGSIPPSFGSLTSLTVLHLFDNQLSGSLPQEFNNITNLESLQLMNNNFSGHLPHDICKGGVLYYLVLSNNHFEGPIPKSLKNCTSLGTVRLQQNQLSGDISENLGVYPHLWYIDLSFNKLSGMLSSNWGECHNLSLLRISSNNVTGIIPPELGKLTQLCVLDLSSNHLSGEIPKNLSKLSNLFNLSLSNNQLVGEIYPEFGELSDLETLDLSANRLRGRVPEQLGNCIKLRLLKLGNNHLNGSIPFQIGNLVYLDDLLDLSHNSFTGEIPSQFGKLDRLQVLNLSHNDMTGHVPSSLRYMISLSSIDLSYNELDGPLPNSRIFQNAPVEWFSHNKGLCGAIKGLPSCGLYTTSKDDSNKHHKLLLLTIVSSLGTLFLLILFVVFALLIPRRKKYARHDANIEEGGFSIWNFNGEDAYNDIIQATEDFDDKYNIGMGAYSSVYKALLPSGKLVAVKKFHPLEIENSPSKQTFWSEILVLLDL, from the coding sequence ATGGAACCTATGACATCTCGAAAATCCCTCTCCACCCTTCTTCTATTTCTAATCCTTTCATTTCTTCTTGCTTTGGCATCAGCTTCACTGGCATCTCAAGGGAGGGCCCTCCTCCAGTGGAAAGCCAGCCTCCGAAGTCAAGGATCACTTGAATCTTGGAACCTCGACACCAGTCCGTGCAACTGGACTGGAATTACATGCAATATCACACATCGAGGCCGACGTGTGATCACGGAGATCAATCTAGCCCAAATGGATCTTGCAGGAATGCTAAATGCTCTCAACTTCTCTCCTCTATCATCACTCAAATTTCTCAACCTCGCATTCAACAATCTCAATGGAAGTATCCCTCCCACCATAGCTGCTCTTTCCAAGCTCACCTCTCTTGATCTCCACGCTAACAACTTCACAGGGATAATTCCACCACAGATCGGCTCTCTGACAAAGCTCAACTCCTTGAATCTTAGTGAGAATCAGATAAGTGGTTCCATCCCTCCTTGGCTAAGTAATATGACAAGGCTTAACTTTTTATACCTATACCAAAATCTTCTTTCAGGTACTATCCCTCAGGAATTAGAAAGACTGGTGAATTTGTTGGATTTGAGAATCTCGTACAATCAGCTAACAGGTTCCATCCCCGCCAGCTTAGGAAGTTTAACCAAGCTTGAAATTTTGTACCTTtatgaaaatcagatctctggATCAATTCCTCATGAAATACAAAATTTGGTGAGCTTGAGAGATTTGCAAATCTATACTAACTTTTTAGATGGTTCAATCCCTGCTAGCATAGGAAATTTAACCAAGCTTAACATTTTGAACCTTTGGGATAATAATCTCTCTGGCTCCATTCCTCCTGAAATAGGAAATCTTGTAGAGTTAACTGAGCTGTCACTCTCAACAAACAATTTAATAGGTTCAATCCCCACCAGCTTAGGAAATTTAACCAAGCTTAAGACTTTGTACCTTTGGGATAATCATCTCTCTGGCTCCATTCCTCCTGAAATAGGTAATCTAGTGAAGCTAACCAACCTATTACTCTCAAACAATGGTTTAACAGGTTCCATCCCCACTACCTTAGGAAATTTAACTAAGCTTGACATTATGTTACTTTGGGATAATCATCTCTCTGATTCCATTCCTCATGAAATAGAAAATCTAGTGAGCTTGACAAAATTGGACATGAGTATCAACCATTTAGATGGTTCAATCCCTGCTAGTATAGAAAATTTAACCAAACTTGAACTTTTACACCTTTGTGGTAATCAGATCTCTGGACCAATTCCTCATGAATTAGGAAATCTCAGGAAGCTTAATAGTTTATTACTACAGGTTAACCAAATCTCTGGCtcaatccctccatcttttggaaGCTTAACCAGCCTTACTGTTTTGCACTTATTTGACAATCAACTATCTGGCTCTTTGCCTCAGGAATTTAACAATATTACAAATTTGGAAAGCCTCCAATTGATGAACAATAATTTTTCTGGCCATTTACCCCATGACATATGCAAAGGAGGAGTTTTATATTATCTTGTTTTGAGCAACAACCATTTTGAAGGTCCGATTCCCAAAAGCTTGAAAAACTGTACAAGCCTCGGTACAGTCCGACTTCAACAGAACCAACTATCTGGAGATATATCTGAAAATCTTGGAGTGTATCCACATTTGTGGTATATTGATTTAAGCTTCAACAAACTGTCTGGTATGCTCTCATCAAATTGGGGAGAATGTCATAATTTGTCGCTCTTAAGAATCTCAAGCAACAATGTTACAGGAATCATACCACCAGAACTCGGAAAGTTAACTCAACTATGTGTGCTTGACCTTTCCTCGAACCATCTATCAGGAGAGATTCCAAAGAATTTGAGCAagttatctaatttatttaacttGAGTTTGAGCAACAACCAACTTGTTGGAGAGATATATCCAGAATTTGGAGAACTATCTGACTTGGAAACTCTTGATCTATCAGCAAACAGACTAAGAGGAAGGGTACCAGAACAATTAGGTAATTGCATCAAACTTCGCTTGCTGAAGCTTGGAAACAATCATTTAAATGGAAGCATTCCTTTTCAAATTGGAAATCTAGTATATCTGGATGACTTGCTAGATCTAAGCCACAACTCATTTACTGGAGAGATACCGTCACAATTTGGCAAACTGGATAGGCTACAAGTTCTGAATCTATCACACAATGACATGACTGGCCATGTTCCATCTTCTTTGCGTTATATGATAAGCTTGTCATCTATAGACTTATCATACAATGAATTAGACGGTCCACTTCCCAATAGCAGAATTTTTCAGAATGCTCCAGTAGAGTGGTTCAGCCACAATAAGGGCTTGTGTGGTGCAATTAAAGGTTTACCTTCATGTGGCTTATATACAACAAGCAAAGATGATTCAAATAAGCACCACAAACTTTTGTTGTTAACTATCGTTTCTTCTTTGGGAACCTTATTTCTCTTAATTCTATTTGTCGTATTTGCTTTGCTAATTCCAAGAAGGAAGAAATATGCAAGACATGATGCAAATATTGAAGAAGGTGGATTCTCAATTTGGAACTTCAATGGAGAAGACGCATACAATGACATCATTCAAGCAACAGAGGATTTTGATGACAAGTACAACATTGGCATGGGAGCATATTCTAGTGTTTACAAAGCACTGCTGCCAAGCGGCAAGTTGGTGGCtgtgaaaaaatttcatccactAGAAATTGAAAACTCACCAAGCAAGCAAACTTTTTGGAGCGAG
- the LOC140850854 gene encoding uncharacterized protein isoform X1, protein MEPMTSRKSLSTLLLFLILSFLLALASASLASQGRALLQWKASLRSQGSLESWNLDTSPCNWTGITCNITHRGRRVITEINLAQMDLAGMLNALNFSPLSSLKFLNLAFNNLNGSIPPTIAALSKLTSLDLHANNFTGIIPPQIGSLTKLNSLNLSENQISGSIPPWLSNMTRLNFLYLYQNLLSGTIPQELERLVNLLDLRISYNQLTGSIPASLGSLTKLEILYLYENQISGSIPHEIQNLVSLRDLQIYTNFLDGSIPASIGNLTKLNILNLWDNNLSGSIPPEIGNLVELTELSLSTNNLIGSIPTSLGNLTKLKTLYLWDNHLSGSIPPEIGNLVKLTNLLLSNNGLTGSIPTTLGNLTKLDIMLLWDNHLSDSIPHEIENLVSLTKLDMSINHLDGSIPASIENLTKLELLHLCGNQISGPIPHELGNLRKLNSLLLQVNQISGSIPPSFGSLTSLTVLHLFDNQLSGSLPQEFNNITNLESLQLMNNNFSGHLPHDICKGGVLYYLVLSNNHFEGPIPKSLKNCTSLGTVRLQQNQLSGDISENLGVYPHLWYIDLSFNKLSGMLSSNWGECHNLSLLRISSNNVTGIIPPELGKLTQLCVLDLSSNHLSGEIPKNLSKLSNLFNLSLSNNQLVGEIYPEFGELSDLETLDLSANRLRGRVPEQLGNCIKLRLLKLGNNHLNGSIPFQIGNLVYLDDLLDLSHNSFTGEIPSQFGKLDRLQVLNLSHNDMTGHVPSSLRYMISLSSIDLSYNELDGPLPNSRIFQNAPVEWFSHNKGLCGAIKGLPSCGLYTTSKDDSNKHHKLLLLTIVSSLGTLFLLILFVVFALLIPRRKKYARHDANIEEGGFSIWNFNGEDAYNDIIQATEDFDDKYNIGMGAYSSVYKALLPSGKLVAVKKFHPLEIENSPSKQTFWSEVQALTHIQHRNIVKLYGFCSNAQNKFLIYEYMERGSLANILQGKDAIEFDWFKRVDVVKHIAYALSYMHHDCTPPLVHRDITSNNILLDSEYKACISDFGIVRPLNPDSSNWSMIAGTRGYLAPE, encoded by the coding sequence ATGGAACCTATGACATCTCGAAAATCCCTCTCCACCCTTCTTCTATTTCTAATCCTTTCATTTCTTCTTGCTTTGGCATCAGCTTCACTGGCATCTCAAGGGAGGGCCCTCCTCCAGTGGAAAGCCAGCCTCCGAAGTCAAGGATCACTTGAATCTTGGAACCTCGACACCAGTCCGTGCAACTGGACTGGAATTACATGCAATATCACACATCGAGGCCGACGTGTGATCACGGAGATCAATCTAGCCCAAATGGATCTTGCAGGAATGCTAAATGCTCTCAACTTCTCTCCTCTATCATCACTCAAATTTCTCAACCTCGCATTCAACAATCTCAATGGAAGTATCCCTCCCACCATAGCTGCTCTTTCCAAGCTCACCTCTCTTGATCTCCACGCTAACAACTTCACAGGGATAATTCCACCACAGATCGGCTCTCTGACAAAGCTCAACTCCTTGAATCTTAGTGAGAATCAGATAAGTGGTTCCATCCCTCCTTGGCTAAGTAATATGACAAGGCTTAACTTTTTATACCTATACCAAAATCTTCTTTCAGGTACTATCCCTCAGGAATTAGAAAGACTGGTGAATTTGTTGGATTTGAGAATCTCGTACAATCAGCTAACAGGTTCCATCCCCGCCAGCTTAGGAAGTTTAACCAAGCTTGAAATTTTGTACCTTtatgaaaatcagatctctggATCAATTCCTCATGAAATACAAAATTTGGTGAGCTTGAGAGATTTGCAAATCTATACTAACTTTTTAGATGGTTCAATCCCTGCTAGCATAGGAAATTTAACCAAGCTTAACATTTTGAACCTTTGGGATAATAATCTCTCTGGCTCCATTCCTCCTGAAATAGGAAATCTTGTAGAGTTAACTGAGCTGTCACTCTCAACAAACAATTTAATAGGTTCAATCCCCACCAGCTTAGGAAATTTAACCAAGCTTAAGACTTTGTACCTTTGGGATAATCATCTCTCTGGCTCCATTCCTCCTGAAATAGGTAATCTAGTGAAGCTAACCAACCTATTACTCTCAAACAATGGTTTAACAGGTTCCATCCCCACTACCTTAGGAAATTTAACTAAGCTTGACATTATGTTACTTTGGGATAATCATCTCTCTGATTCCATTCCTCATGAAATAGAAAATCTAGTGAGCTTGACAAAATTGGACATGAGTATCAACCATTTAGATGGTTCAATCCCTGCTAGTATAGAAAATTTAACCAAACTTGAACTTTTACACCTTTGTGGTAATCAGATCTCTGGACCAATTCCTCATGAATTAGGAAATCTCAGGAAGCTTAATAGTTTATTACTACAGGTTAACCAAATCTCTGGCtcaatccctccatcttttggaaGCTTAACCAGCCTTACTGTTTTGCACTTATTTGACAATCAACTATCTGGCTCTTTGCCTCAGGAATTTAACAATATTACAAATTTGGAAAGCCTCCAATTGATGAACAATAATTTTTCTGGCCATTTACCCCATGACATATGCAAAGGAGGAGTTTTATATTATCTTGTTTTGAGCAACAACCATTTTGAAGGTCCGATTCCCAAAAGCTTGAAAAACTGTACAAGCCTCGGTACAGTCCGACTTCAACAGAACCAACTATCTGGAGATATATCTGAAAATCTTGGAGTGTATCCACATTTGTGGTATATTGATTTAAGCTTCAACAAACTGTCTGGTATGCTCTCATCAAATTGGGGAGAATGTCATAATTTGTCGCTCTTAAGAATCTCAAGCAACAATGTTACAGGAATCATACCACCAGAACTCGGAAAGTTAACTCAACTATGTGTGCTTGACCTTTCCTCGAACCATCTATCAGGAGAGATTCCAAAGAATTTGAGCAagttatctaatttatttaacttGAGTTTGAGCAACAACCAACTTGTTGGAGAGATATATCCAGAATTTGGAGAACTATCTGACTTGGAAACTCTTGATCTATCAGCAAACAGACTAAGAGGAAGGGTACCAGAACAATTAGGTAATTGCATCAAACTTCGCTTGCTGAAGCTTGGAAACAATCATTTAAATGGAAGCATTCCTTTTCAAATTGGAAATCTAGTATATCTGGATGACTTGCTAGATCTAAGCCACAACTCATTTACTGGAGAGATACCGTCACAATTTGGCAAACTGGATAGGCTACAAGTTCTGAATCTATCACACAATGACATGACTGGCCATGTTCCATCTTCTTTGCGTTATATGATAAGCTTGTCATCTATAGACTTATCATACAATGAATTAGACGGTCCACTTCCCAATAGCAGAATTTTTCAGAATGCTCCAGTAGAGTGGTTCAGCCACAATAAGGGCTTGTGTGGTGCAATTAAAGGTTTACCTTCATGTGGCTTATATACAACAAGCAAAGATGATTCAAATAAGCACCACAAACTTTTGTTGTTAACTATCGTTTCTTCTTTGGGAACCTTATTTCTCTTAATTCTATTTGTCGTATTTGCTTTGCTAATTCCAAGAAGGAAGAAATATGCAAGACATGATGCAAATATTGAAGAAGGTGGATTCTCAATTTGGAACTTCAATGGAGAAGACGCATACAATGACATCATTCAAGCAACAGAGGATTTTGATGACAAGTACAACATTGGCATGGGAGCATATTCTAGTGTTTACAAAGCACTGCTGCCAAGCGGCAAGTTGGTGGCtgtgaaaaaatttcatccactAGAAATTGAAAACTCACCAAGCAAGCAAACTTTTTGGAGCGAGGTACAAGCATTAACTCACATCCAACACCGAAATATTGTGAAGCTCTATGGTTTTTGCTCCAATG